In Rana temporaria chromosome 3, aRanTem1.1, whole genome shotgun sequence, a single window of DNA contains:
- the TNFAIP8L3 gene encoding tumor necrosis factor alpha-induced protein 8-like protein 3 isoform X1, whose amino-acid sequence MDTDSGDLSEGELSPGPELFSSKSFAVQAQKKILSKMATKTMANMLIDDTSSEIFDELFKATKEYVRNKKEAHKILKDLIKVAVKVGILYRNNQFSPEELEIVEKFRKKLNQTAMTAVSFYEVEYTFDKNVLSGLLHDCKGLLHDLVQRHLTPKSHSRINRVFNHFADMDFLTALYSPEGNCRSHLKRISEGVNKLLDDRII is encoded by the coding sequence GACCAGAACTGTTCAGTTCGAAGAGCTTTGCCGTACAAGCACAGAAGAAGATTCTCAGCAAAATGGCTACAAAGACAATGGCAAATATGCTTATAGATGACACCAGCAGTGAAATTTTTGACGAACTTTTCAAAGCCACAAAGGAATATGTCCGGAACAAGAAAGAAGCTCACAAAATCCTAAAGGACCTTATCAAGGTGGCTGTAAAAGTTGGTATTTTGTACAGAAACAACCAGTTCAGCCCAGAGGAACTGGAGATTGTGGAGAAATTCAGGAAAAAGCTGAATCAGACCGCTATGACAGCCGTCAGTTTCTATGAAGTGGAATACACGTTTgataaaaatgttctttctggacTTCTACATGATTGCAAAGGTCTGCTCCATGATTTAGTGCAACGCCACCTAACGCCAAAATCCCACAGCCGCATTAACAGAGTTTTCAATCATTTTGCTGATATGGATTTCCTTACTGCTCTCTACAGCCCTGAAGGGAATTGCAGGTCACACCTCAAAAGGATTTCCGAGGGAGTAAATAAACTGCTGGATGATAGAATCATTTAA
- the TNFAIP8L3 gene encoding tumor necrosis factor alpha-induced protein 8-like protein 3 isoform X2, with the protein MATKTMANMLIDDTSSEIFDELFKATKEYVRNKKEAHKILKDLIKVAVKVGILYRNNQFSPEELEIVEKFRKKLNQTAMTAVSFYEVEYTFDKNVLSGLLHDCKGLLHDLVQRHLTPKSHSRINRVFNHFADMDFLTALYSPEGNCRSHLKRISEGVNKLLDDRII; encoded by the coding sequence ATGGCTACAAAGACAATGGCAAATATGCTTATAGATGACACCAGCAGTGAAATTTTTGACGAACTTTTCAAAGCCACAAAGGAATATGTCCGGAACAAGAAAGAAGCTCACAAAATCCTAAAGGACCTTATCAAGGTGGCTGTAAAAGTTGGTATTTTGTACAGAAACAACCAGTTCAGCCCAGAGGAACTGGAGATTGTGGAGAAATTCAGGAAAAAGCTGAATCAGACCGCTATGACAGCCGTCAGTTTCTATGAAGTGGAATACACGTTTgataaaaatgttctttctggacTTCTACATGATTGCAAAGGTCTGCTCCATGATTTAGTGCAACGCCACCTAACGCCAAAATCCCACAGCCGCATTAACAGAGTTTTCAATCATTTTGCTGATATGGATTTCCTTACTGCTCTCTACAGCCCTGAAGGGAATTGCAGGTCACACCTCAAAAGGATTTCCGAGGGAGTAAATAAACTGCTGGATGATAGAATCATTTAA
- the LOC120931342 gene encoding protein ALP1-like: MASGSQYFNYKKYFSFVLMAVADANYCFTYIDIGSYGSSADSAIFGNSSFGQLLRTDGLDLPQNSPLPGTNGPPLPSVFVGDEAFALNTHLLRPYSGHNLNEDKRIFNYRLSRARRVVECAFGILANKWRVLHTPIVLNMQNAISAVEAACALHNFVRQRDGLDYEEPVHETLERAHWTGVRGNTQGTHVREQYAAYFVSPEGQVPWQLNSI; this comes from the coding sequence ATGGCTAGTGGGAGCCAGTATTTCAATTATAAGAAATACTTTTCATTCGTCTTAATGGCTGTGGCTGATGCCAATTATTGCTTTACCTACATTGACATTGGTTCCTATGGAAGTAGTGCAGACTCTGCGATTTTTGGGAACTCCTCTTTTGGGCAATTACTTCGAACAGATGGTCTGGACCTTCCACAAAATAGTCCACTCCCGGGCACAAACGGCCCTCCCCTACCAAGTGTCTTTGTGGGTGATGAGGCTTTTGCTCTGAACACACACCTACTTCGGCCTTATTCAGGACATAATCTGAACGAAGACAAACGCATATTCAACTACCGGCTTAGCAGAGCACGCCGCGTAGTTGAGTGTGCTTTTGGAATTTTGGCGAACAAGTGGAGGGTTCTCCACACACCAATTGTGCTCAACATGCAAAATGCCATTAGTGCTGTAGAAGCGGCGTGTGCCTTGCACAATTTTGTCAGGCAGCGCGATGGTCTAGATTACGAGGAGCCAGTCCATGAGACTCTGGAAAGAGCTCATTGGACTGGTGTACGTGGGAACACACAGGGGACACATGTCCGTGAACAGTATGCCGCATACTTTGTCTCTCCTGAAGGGCAGGTCCCTTGGCAGCTCAATTCCATTTAA
- the LOC120931340 gene encoding extensin-like: MATLEPEPQHSEASNANATRPLAEQPPVNIAHIGPPRALRRRAPAPDPALDRMLDIMTNMSDRMSNRSYGQNVAKCLGELIDKVPPNLQAVVLSCTARYISTFIPPTDADDLSEPPPPYGPYANKRTEHVPTPPTTHFSPPPVTLWTGPQLSDQPPRPTPPPTSAHHPFTTTLTHLPPVPTPSTHTSLNPFPYSQPSSYHPHSPFPHLSTPPVTYSTLPPTTLSSYHPPPSTYPALTTTPTSHYPHRPRQSTFRNAPTRTPPPPQATPPSNWSGEDSTTSTWPPFAHALSVAMSPHGEEDSSPNLQQL; encoded by the coding sequence ATGGCTACTCTGGAGCCGGAACCGCAGCACTCCGAGGCATCAAATGCTAATGCAACAAgaccacttgcagagcagcccccAGTTAACATTGCGCATATTGGACCTCCGCGTGCTCTGCGTAGGAGGGCTCCTGCTCCGGATCCAGCCCTGGATCGTATGTTGGACATTATGACCAACATGTCTGACCGGATGAGCAATAGATCGTATGGGCAAAATGTAGCAAAATGTCTGGGGGAACTAATCGACAAAGTTCCCCCAAATCTGCAAGCGGTGGTGCTGTCCTGTACGGCTAGATACATCTCGACATTTATACCCCCGACAGACGCTGACGATTTATCCGAACCACCACCACCCTATGGCCCATATGCCAATAAACGGACCGAGCATGTCCCAACACCACCCACGACCCATTTCTCCCCACCACCCGTTACCCTTTGGACAGGACCACAGCTTTCCGACCAACCTCCTCGACCAACACCACCACCGACTTCTGCGCACCATCCTTTCACCACCACTCTAACTCATTTACCTCCTGTGCCAACACCTTCCACTCACACTTCTCTGAATCCTTTTCCTTATTCACAACCTTCTTCTTACCACCCTCATTCTCCTTTTCCTCATCTCTCAACACCACCTGTCACATACAGTACTCTGCCTCCTACAacactttcttcttaccacccacCACCTTCTACTTACCCTGCGTTAACGACTACACCTACATCACATTACCCACATCGACCGAGACAATCGACTTTCAGGAATGCCCCAACacgaacaccaccaccaccacaagcaaCACCACCTTCCAATTGGTCAGGGGAAGACAGCACCACCTCCACTTGGCCCCCTTTTGCCCACGCACTGTCGGTCGCCATGTCACCGCACGGGGAAGAGGACTCCTCCCCAAATTTACAGCAATTGTAA